ACTCCCGAGCGACGTCGACGGCGCGGCGCAGCCGGACGCGACGGCCGTCGGCCGCGCCGACCGGCCCGCACCGCACCGACCCGCCCGCCACCACGGCCGCGCCGATCAGCGGGAAGTCGCTGTCGTCGAGGTGCGGGGCCTGGAAGTCCCGGCGGATCCGCCGGCCCGCCGGGTCGCGGACATAGCACCGGTACGCCCGGCGCGGCGCGGGCCGCCGGCAGCGGTACTCGGCGAGGTGGAACGCCGTGCACACCGACCAGTCGACGCCCAGCAGCAGCACCAGGGCGTCGGCGGCGTACAGCGCCCCCAGCGGCGACCGGTCGCCGAGGTGGCAGTCCAGGTCGTGCCGGGCGGTCAGCGCCGCGGCGGCCGGACCGAGCGCGGCGAACGAGGTCTGCGGGTGGGCGCTGCGGCGGGCACCGGCCTGCCGGCGGACGTGCTCGGCGAACACCCCCATCCCCTGCGCCGGGCTGCGCGCCGGGTCGAACGGCTCGATGGCCGCCTCGACGGCGGCGGCCCGGGCCGGGGTCAGCCCCGCCGTGGCGGCCCGGAACGCCCGCGAGGTCACCGAGTTGCCGGCCGTCTGGGTCGGCACGACCACGGTGCCGTCGTCGCCGAGGACGTCCCGCAGCGCCGCGAGCAGGGTGGCCGGGCCACCCGGGCCGGGCCGGACCCGGGACAGTGCGCTGTGCACCAGCACCGTCGCGCCCGCCGGCACCCCGAGCGCCCGCAGGTCGGCGGCGAGGGTGAACCGGCCGGTCACCGCCAGTCGTCCAGGGTGGCGCGCATCCGGTGGACGAACCGTTCCCCGTCGGCGGTGAGACTGCCCAGCCCGAGCAGCGCGTCGACCGCGCCGTCGGTCCACTCGCGGTAGCGCCGGAAGTGCGCCGCCGCCGCGCTGCCGGGCCGGTGCCGCCACACGTCGGCGACGGCGAGGTGGGCGTAGACGCCGTGCAGCGCGCCCTCCACCGGGCGGGGGTCGTCGCGCCAGGGCACCCGCAGCCGCCGGGCGTCGGCGGGGTCGAACAGCTCGCACACGTCGAGGACCGCGTCGAGCTTCAGGTGCTGCACCTCGTGGACGAGCAGCACCGCCAGCGCGGCGTCGTCGACGACCGGGGTGACGGCCACCGCGCCGAACGCGGACCGGGCGGCGGCGCTGCGGGCCCGGCCGGACGGGTCGGGACGCAGCGGCACCACGGCGCGCAGCAGGGCGCGGACGCCGGCCGCGTAGCCGACGGCCTCGGTGTCGAGGCGGTGCACCGCCCGCTGCACCTGCCGCGTCCACCGGTCGGCGACCGCCGGGGTGAGCCGGGGGGCCACCGCCAGGTCGAAGCAGTCGCGGTACGGGTCGGTGTCCTCCAACAGGACGGGCCCGCCGTCGGTACGCACCGCCCGGGTCGGCTGCCACCGGTCCGGGTTCGCCCCGGCCCCCGGCCGGACCCGGACCCGGCGTCGGCCGGCCCGCAGCTCGACGACGCCCCCGGAGATGACGACGGGCACGGTGTCGGCACCGGCGTCGACCACGATCGCCCCGAGCGTGGGCAGGTGCACGGCGCCGGCCCGTACCGGCAGCACGAGGTCGACGTCGACACCGGCCCGGACCGCGGCGGCGGCGGCCACCGCGGCGAGGTGGGGCAGCTCACCGGTCGCGCCGGCCCGGCACCGCTGCGCCCACCGCCGGACGAAGGGGTGGCCGAGCACCCGGTCGACGGCCTCGGGCGCGGACACGTCCAGGTCCACCAGGAGACGCCAGCCGGCCGCCGCGACCGGGTCGGCGGCCGCCGCCGGGCTGAGCGCGACGGTCAGCGCCCGGGTGATGCCGTGGTGGACGGCGGCGAGGTGGGCCACCGACTCGGCGCTGCCCCGGCCGGAGCCGAGGTCGTCCAGGACGGCGGGGGGCAGGGTGTCGACCGGCCGGTCACCCTGCGGGTCGGCCGGGACGGCCGTGGCCCGGATCAACGCGGCCAGGTCGGCGCAGTAGGCCGACGGGTTGTCGAAGCCGGTGCCGGTCCGGTACCGGTGGGCGAGCAGACCGCCACCGCACCGACGGACCAGCGGGCACGATCGGCAGGTGGCGCAGAGCCCCGCCATTCCGGACTGCCGGACCACGATGCCGGGGTGGGCCGCCGCCTCGTCGACCCGGTGCCGGAACACGTCCAAGCCGGTGGCGGCGGCCCCGTGGAAGGCGGACTTGAGCGAGTCGACCTGCTCGAAGGTGCCGTCGGTCTCGACCACCACCAGGTCCACCGGGGCGAGCCCGACCGCCTCGGTGCCGGTGCTGCCACCGGTGGCGGTGGCCAGCAGCGACTCCAGCAGCCGGATCGGCACCGGCTGCCCGTCGGCCAGCCAGGCCCGGTGGATCGTCAACAGCCAGTCCGCGTACGGGGTGGCGGCCCCGTCGGGGCGGGCGGGTGGCCGGTCCCAGTTGGCGTGCGGCAGCAGGAAGTCGATCGCGGGCGGGTCCTCGGCGAGCAGTGCCCGGTAGACCCGGATCGGGTCGTTGGCCAGGTCGACGGTGCACAGCAGCCCGGCGTAGACGCCGCGGTACTCGGGACGACGCAGCAGCTCCAGCGCCCGTCGCACCTGGTCGTGGCTGCTCGCGCCGTTGGCGTACCGGCGGTGCCGGTCGTTGGCCGACCGGTCGCCGTCCAGGGAGATGCCCAGCCCGATGTCGTGGGTGACGAGGACGTCGGCGATCTCGGGGGTGAGCAGCACGCCGTTGGACTGCATCCGCAGGTCGAGGCGGGCCACCGGGCCGACGGCCCGTCGCAGGGTGACGGCGGTGGCGGCGATCCGGGTCGCGCCGGCGAGCAGGGGTTCCCCGCCGTGCAGGACCACCCGTACGGCCGGGAGCCGGTGGGCGGCGGCGTGCTCGGCGATCCGCCGGGCGGTGGCCTCGACCGTGCCGGGCGTCATCAGCCGGGGCTGACGACGCCACGACTGGTCGGGGTGCTCGTAGACGTAGCAGTGGTCACAGGAGAGGTCGCACCGGCTGGTCAGCTTGAGGACGTACTGACTGAGCGGGGCGATCGTTCCCGCGGGCGCGGCGGCGTCAGAGGTGCGAGCTGAAGGCGGCGACATCGACCCGGGTCGGGTGTGTTGCCCGATGATCGTCGATGCGGGCCACGGCGTTCGCCCGGTCGACCGCAATGCGGCCGAGCGGCGTGCGCCGCAGGTCGCTCAGCGGCGTCGGGAACGGATCGGACGGGGTTTGGGTGCGGTCCACGTCGGGCCCCCATCTGTGTCGGAGGTGGACGAACGTCCGTCCACGTCGACGGCCAATCACGGATATCGATGATGCTAGTCGCCACGACCCGTGATGTCACTGCTGCGCAGCGCCGTCTTCCTCGATCATTTTGGCCATCCAGGCCGCGTTGGAGTGGGCGATGATCCGTTCGGCCTCGGCCACCAACGCGTCGTCGTCGCTCCAGCCGTGCCCGGCCGCCCGGGTCAGCCGCAGCCGGGTCAGCTGGTCGGCCGTCCGGGCGTACTCGAGGTGCTGTTGCTCGTAGCGTTGGGCGGCCCCGTACCCGACCAGCGCCGTGGTGACCACCGTGGCGACCCCTACCCAGGCGGTGAGACCCAGGCCGTCACCGAGCACCCCGGTGACCGCGGAGAGCAGGGCGACCAGGACGGTCAGCACCGTCGCGGTCCGGCCGATCCGCGCGGCGGACCGGCCGGACCGCCGCGCGGCCGGCAGGTAGTAGCCGTCCACCTGCCGCTGCACCCGTTCGACGAGGTAGCTCGGCACGTCGGTGACGGCCGGCAGCGGTCGGTCGGCCGGCGGGTCGTCGAGGGTCTGCCCGACCAGGTCGCCGGCGTCCGCCATCAGCAGGTCGTAACGGCGCAGCAGGACGGCGTCGGCGTCGGCGTCGGCGTAGGGGGCGGCGCGGGCGAGGTAGCGGTACAGTTCCGCCTTCGACGCCTCGGAGACCGCCCGGAGCCGGGTCCAGGTGGCCACCGCCCCCCGGGACGACCAGCGCCCGGCCACCGGCACCAGCAGCAGCGACGCGCCGGCGACGATCGCCAGCACCCGGCCGGCGGCCGGCGCGGCCGTCGCCAGCATCGCCGCCGCGGTGCCGGCGACGGCGGCGACGGCGGTGAGGGCGGCGACCAGCCGTCGCCCCCGGGTGATCCGTCGCTTCACCCGTTCGGCGGCCTGCGACCAGAGTGCCTGCCTCCGCCAGACCTGGGTGGCGGCGAGGGTTCCGTCAATGTCCGGCACAGCCGCATGGTAGGCGATCGGTGCCCACCCGAGTCGTGCCCACCGGGCCGAGCACGACGGACATGACGACGTTGTCGTACTGCTGGCCGACCGGGCGTATGCGCAGCGGCCGCGCGTTCCGGCGAAAACCCTCAACTGGGACGGCCGGCCGGAAAAGATCCAGCGGGGATCACCTGTTCAGGGCGGGGCGCACGACCACCGTTCATCGATGGGCAACAGTGGTTTCGACCACCCGACCGAATGGTTGCCCCGGTCAACCCATTGATATGGATCTCCACCCGTGTGATCGTGCCTCCAGCGGTCGCCAACCCCCGGCGACTCGTGACGGACGGTCACCCCCACCGGGCCAGCCGGCAGCCCGGAGACCACCCGTCACCGCCATGCCTCAGCGCAGCACCGGCGCCGCGACCCCACCGGGCGCCGGCGCCGCCCGAGAACAGGAGCACCCCCCTTGAAGCTCTCACCCCGCCTCGTCGCGCTCTCCGGCGCGGTCGCGGCCGGTCTGATCGCCGCGGGCACCACCGCCGCGGTCCAGGCCGCGCCGGCACGTCCCGCGCCCGACCCGGCCCAGGCCCGCGCCACCGCCACCGGCGCGGCCGCCGCACTGGTCGCCAGCCGCCCCGGCTACCTGCACGCCAGCGCCGACGACGCGTTCGTGCAGCGGCCGGTCATCTCCTCCGAGGGCATCCAGTACGTGCCGTTCGAACGCACCTACAAGGGTCTGGCCGTGATCGGCGGCGACTTCGTCCTGGCGACCACCGCCACCGGGGAGGTCAGCTACGCCTCCGTCGCCCAGCAGCAGAGCATCGGCGACCTGTCCACCACGCCGAGGCTCACCGCCACCGCGGCCGAGCGGACCGCCCGCGCCCTGCTGCGGAAGGTCACCGGCGTCGAGGGCACCACGCTGGTCGTGCACACCCTCGGCGCCCGACCCGCACTGGCCTGGGAGACCACCGTCACCGGCACCGGCGCGGACGGCCCCAGCCGGCTCACCGTCGACGTGGACGCCGTCACCGGCGTGGTGCTCGGCACCCAGGAGCACGTCATGCGGGGCACCGGCACCGGGGCGTGGAACGGCCCGGTCACCCTGGCCACCACCCAGTCCGGCAGCACCTACTCGCTGAAGGACCCGGGCACCACCAACCTGAGCTGCCAGGACGCCGCGAACAACACGACCTTCTCCGGCCCGGACGACGTCTGGGGCAACGGCACCGGCACCAGCAGGGAGACCGGCTGCGTCGACGCGCTGTTCTCGGCGCAGACCGAGCACAAGATGCTGTCGCAGTGGCTGGGTCGCAACGGCGCGAACGGCAGCGGCGGCGCGTGGCCGATCCGGGTCGGCCTCAACGACCAGAACGCCTACTACGACGGCAGCCAGGTGCAGATCGGCAAGAACACCGCCGGGCAGTGGATCGGCTCGCTCGACGTGGTGGCCCACGAGATCGGCCACGGCATCGACGACACCACCCCCGGCGGCATCTCCCGGGGCAACACCCAGGAGTTCGTCGCCGACACCTTCGGCGCGGCCACCGAGTGGTTCGCCAACGAGCCGTCCACCTACGACGCACCGGACTTCCTGGTCGGCGAGAAGATCAACCTGGTCGGCAGCGGCCCGATCCGCAACATGTACAACCCGTCCGCGCTGGGCGACGCCAACTGCTACTCCAGCAGCATCCCGGGCCAGGAGGTGCACGCGGCGGCCGGCCCCGGCAACCACTGGTTCTACCTGCTGGCCATGGGCAGCAACCCGACCAACGGCCAGCCGACCAGCCCGACCTGCAACAGCAGCACGGTGACCGGCCTGGGCATCCAGAAGGCCATCAAGATCATGTACAACGCGATGCTGATCAAGACGACCAGCTCGTCCTACCTGAAGTACCGCACCTGGACGCTGCAGGCCGCCAAGACCCTCTACCCGGGCAGCTGCACGGAGTTCAACACCGTCAAGGCCGCCTGGGACGCGGTGAGCGTGCCCGCGCAGTCCGCCGACCCGACCTGCACCGGCGGCACCCCGACGCCCACCCCGACCGCGACCTCGACCCCGACGCCGACCCCCACCTCGGGCGTCTGCTCGGGCCAGAAGCTGACCAACCCCGGCTTCGAGTCCGGCGGCACCGGCTGGACCGCCACCTCGGGCGTGATCACCTCGTCGGCCAGCCAGGCCGCGCACGGTGGCTCCTACAAGGCGTGGCTCAACGGGTACGGCTCGACCCACACCGACACCGTCACCCAGTCGGTGGCCATCCCCGCCGGCTGCCGGGCCACCCTCTCCTTCTGGCTGCACATCGACACGGCCGAGTCGGGCAGCACGGCGTACGACAAGCTGACCGTCAAGGCCGGCGGCACCACCCTGGCGACGTACTCCAACGTCAACGCCGCGAGCGGCTACGTGCAGCGCAGCTTCGACGTCTCGGCGCTGGCCGGTGGCACCGTCACCATCTCGTTCAGCGGGGTGGAGGACAGCAGCCTGCAGACCTCCTTCGTGGTGGACGACACCGCGCTCACCCTGAGCTGACCCCGCACCGCCGGCAGCGGCCGGTCGTCGCCACCCGCGACGGCCGGCCGTCGGCGTTCCGGCCGCCGCATCTCGCCCGCAGATGCGACCCTCTCCAGACTTCCAATGGTGTCGTTGCGAGGGCTGATCACCCTTCCGGCCCGCACCTGCGAGCCGCTAGGGTGACCGGGTGAGTGTCTTCCGGATCCGCGAGGCCGCCGAGTTGCTCGGCGTCAGCGACGACACCGTGCGGCGCTGGGTGGACGCCGGCCGGCTGCCCGCCCAGCGGGACGCGCACGGCCACCGCCTCGTCGACGGCGTCGACCTGGCCGGCTTCGTCCGGGCCCAGTCCGCCGGGCCGGACGAGGGCGCCGAGTTCTCCTCGGCCCGCAACCGGCTCCGCGGGATCGTCACCGCCGTCGTCCGGGACACCGTGATGGCCCAGGTCGACATCCAGGCCGGGCCGTTCCGGATCGTCTCGCTGATGAGCCGGGAGGCGGTCGACGAGCTGGGGCTCACGGTCGGCTCGGTGGCCGTCGCGGTGATCAAGTCGACCACCGTCGTGGTCGAGCGGCCCACCCCGGTCGGTGCCGCCAGGGGACGGAGCCAGCCGTGACCCGTCCCGCCCGCGCCCTCGCCGGCCTGCTCGCCGCGACCGCCCTCGTCCTCGCCGGATGCGGTGCCGACACCCCGGCACCCGCCGCCGGCGGCGACCCGACCGGCACGGTGACCGTCTTCGCCGCCGCGTCGCTCACCGAGTCGTTCACCGCCCTCGGCCGGCGGTTCGAGGCGGACCACCCGGGCACCA
Above is a window of Micromonospora rifamycinica DNA encoding:
- a CDS encoding aminoglycoside N(3)-acetyltransferase, whose amino-acid sequence is MTGRFTLAADLRALGVPAGATVLVHSALSRVRPGPGGPATLLAALRDVLGDDGTVVVPTQTAGNSVTSRAFRAATAGLTPARAAAVEAAIEPFDPARSPAQGMGVFAEHVRRQAGARRSAHPQTSFAALGPAAAALTARHDLDCHLGDRSPLGALYAADALVLLLGVDWSVCTAFHLAEYRCRRPAPRRAYRCYVRDPAGRRIRRDFQAPHLDDSDFPLIGAAVVAGGSVRCGPVGAADGRRVRLRRAVDVAREWMDEHRLA
- a CDS encoding FxsB family cyclophane-forming radical SAM/SPASM peptide maturase; the protein is MSPPSARTSDAAAPAGTIAPLSQYVLKLTSRCDLSCDHCYVYEHPDQSWRRQPRLMTPGTVEATARRIAEHAAAHRLPAVRVVLHGGEPLLAGATRIAATAVTLRRAVGPVARLDLRMQSNGVLLTPEIADVLVTHDIGLGISLDGDRSANDRHRRYANGASSHDQVRRALELLRRPEYRGVYAGLLCTVDLANDPIRVYRALLAEDPPAIDFLLPHANWDRPPARPDGAATPYADWLLTIHRAWLADGQPVPIRLLESLLATATGGSTGTEAVGLAPVDLVVVETDGTFEQVDSLKSAFHGAAATGLDVFRHRVDEAAAHPGIVVRQSGMAGLCATCRSCPLVRRCGGGLLAHRYRTGTGFDNPSAYCADLAALIRATAVPADPQGDRPVDTLPPAVLDDLGSGRGSAESVAHLAAVHHGITRALTVALSPAAAADPVAAAGWRLLVDLDVSAPEAVDRVLGHPFVRRWAQRCRAGATGELPHLAAVAAAAAVRAGVDVDLVLPVRAGAVHLPTLGAIVVDAGADTVPVVISGGVVELRAGRRRVRVRPGAGANPDRWQPTRAVRTDGGPVLLEDTDPYRDCFDLAVAPRLTPAVADRWTRQVQRAVHRLDTEAVGYAAGVRALLRAVVPLRPDPSGRARSAAARSAFGAVAVTPVVDDAALAVLLVHEVQHLKLDAVLDVCELFDPADARRLRVPWRDDPRPVEGALHGVYAHLAVADVWRHRPGSAAAAHFRRYREWTDGAVDALLGLGSLTADGERFVHRMRATLDDWR
- a CDS encoding DUF4231 domain-containing protein; the protein is MPDIDGTLAATQVWRRQALWSQAAERVKRRITRGRRLVAALTAVAAVAGTAAAMLATAAPAAGRVLAIVAGASLLLVPVAGRWSSRGAVATWTRLRAVSEASKAELYRYLARAAPYADADADAVLLRRYDLLMADAGDLVGQTLDDPPADRPLPAVTDVPSYLVERVQRQVDGYYLPAARRSGRSAARIGRTATVLTVLVALLSAVTGVLGDGLGLTAWVGVATVVTTALVGYGAAQRYEQQHLEYARTADQLTRLRLTRAAGHGWSDDDALVAEAERIIAHSNAAWMAKMIEEDGAAQQ
- a CDS encoding M4 family metallopeptidase; this translates as MKLSPRLVALSGAVAAGLIAAGTTAAVQAAPARPAPDPAQARATATGAAAALVASRPGYLHASADDAFVQRPVISSEGIQYVPFERTYKGLAVIGGDFVLATTATGEVSYASVAQQQSIGDLSTTPRLTATAAERTARALLRKVTGVEGTTLVVHTLGARPALAWETTVTGTGADGPSRLTVDVDAVTGVVLGTQEHVMRGTGTGAWNGPVTLATTQSGSTYSLKDPGTTNLSCQDAANNTTFSGPDDVWGNGTGTSRETGCVDALFSAQTEHKMLSQWLGRNGANGSGGAWPIRVGLNDQNAYYDGSQVQIGKNTAGQWIGSLDVVAHEIGHGIDDTTPGGISRGNTQEFVADTFGAATEWFANEPSTYDAPDFLVGEKINLVGSGPIRNMYNPSALGDANCYSSSIPGQEVHAAAGPGNHWFYLLAMGSNPTNGQPTSPTCNSSTVTGLGIQKAIKIMYNAMLIKTTSSSYLKYRTWTLQAAKTLYPGSCTEFNTVKAAWDAVSVPAQSADPTCTGGTPTPTPTATSTPTPTPTSGVCSGQKLTNPGFESGGTGWTATSGVITSSASQAAHGGSYKAWLNGYGSTHTDTVTQSVAIPAGCRATLSFWLHIDTAESGSTAYDKLTVKAGGTTLATYSNVNAASGYVQRSFDVSALAGGTVTISFSGVEDSSLQTSFVVDDTALTLS
- a CDS encoding TOBE domain-containing protein: MSVFRIREAAELLGVSDDTVRRWVDAGRLPAQRDAHGHRLVDGVDLAGFVRAQSAGPDEGAEFSSARNRLRGIVTAVVRDTVMAQVDIQAGPFRIVSLMSREAVDELGLTVGSVAVAVIKSTTVVVERPTPVGAARGRSQP